Proteins from one Lachnospiraceae bacterium KGMB03038 genomic window:
- a CDS encoding tyrosine-type recombinase/integrase — translation MNMLSKESIVEFAADLREKEKAASTIVKYRKAAERFGEYLAGREITKERLLEYRSCLTETFQAQTVNGNLSAINAYLDFRGLSECKVKLLKVQRQAFLDETKELSEEEYKRLLREARKRKDQRLYLILMTLCSTGIRISELRYITVEAARTGRARIQLKGKNRIVLIPRELRVKLLRYAKEKEIESGHIFRTRSGNMVDRSNICHDMKKLCQMGQVDPRKVFPHNLRHLFARTFYEVEKNLAHLADVLGHSKIETTRIYVAVSASAHERTLEKMGLVI, via the coding sequence ATGAACATGTTGTCGAAAGAGAGTATTGTGGAGTTTGCGGCCGATCTTCGGGAGAAGGAAAAAGCGGCTTCAACAATCGTGAAGTACCGAAAGGCGGCGGAACGGTTTGGGGAGTACCTGGCGGGCCGGGAGATCACGAAGGAGAGGCTCCTGGAATATCGGAGCTGCCTTACGGAAACGTTTCAGGCCCAGACAGTTAATGGCAATCTTTCCGCCATCAACGCTTATCTGGATTTCCGGGGGCTTTCGGAATGTAAGGTGAAGCTTCTGAAGGTACAGAGGCAGGCATTCCTGGACGAGACGAAGGAGCTGTCCGAGGAAGAGTACAAACGGCTGCTGCGTGAAGCCAGGAAACGAAAGGATCAGCGTCTCTATCTGATCTTGATGACCTTATGTTCCACGGGAATCCGCATCAGTGAGCTAAGGTATATCACTGTGGAGGCGGCCCGGACCGGGAGGGCAAGGATCCAACTGAAAGGAAAGAACCGGATCGTCCTGATCCCTAGGGAACTGCGGGTGAAACTTCTGCGGTACGCGAAGGAGAAGGAAATCGAGAGCGGACATATTTTCCGGACCAGAAGCGGGAATATGGTGGACCGGTCGAATATCTGCCATGATATGAAGAAGCTGTGCCAGATGGGCCAGGTGGATCCAAGGAAAGTATTTCCCCATAATCTGCGCCATCTGTTTGCCAGGACCTTCTATGAGGTGGAGAAAAATCTGGCCCATCTGGCCGATGTGCTGGGGCACAGCAAGATCGAGACAACCCGGATCTATGTGGCTGTAAGCGCCAGCGCCCATGAGAGGACGCTGGAAAAAATGGGGTTGGTCATATAA